A single window of Cellulomonas sp. NTE-D12 DNA harbors:
- a CDS encoding sugar ABC transporter permease: MAGPAVALLILFIVVPVMLAFVLAFTNARLISPRPATFVGLHNFANLFSDPVFWASLRNTFYFAVVVVPIQAGLALVLALLVNAKVRGTNFFRTVYFVPVVTSMVVVSLLWRFLYQKDGLLNALISAVHPSYAPIDWLNDPRTAMPAIIVMSIWQAVGFHMIIWLSGLQTIPAELYEAGDLDGAVGWKRFRYITWPSLLATRTFILITITIAALSLFTQISVMTQGGPLDSTTTVVYMAVRTGYQQLATGYASAISLVFFVLVLIVSGVQRFLTREKD, from the coding sequence ATGGCCGGGCCTGCTGTAGCGCTGCTCATCCTGTTCATCGTCGTGCCGGTGATGCTCGCCTTCGTGCTCGCGTTCACCAACGCCCGCCTCATCTCGCCACGACCGGCGACATTCGTCGGGCTGCACAACTTCGCCAACCTGTTCTCCGACCCGGTCTTCTGGGCCTCGCTCCGCAACACCTTCTACTTCGCCGTCGTGGTGGTCCCGATCCAGGCCGGTCTGGCACTCGTGCTGGCACTGCTCGTCAACGCGAAGGTGCGAGGGACGAACTTCTTCCGGACCGTCTACTTCGTGCCGGTCGTGACCTCCATGGTCGTGGTCTCGCTGCTGTGGCGGTTCCTGTACCAGAAGGACGGTCTGCTCAACGCGCTGATCAGCGCCGTGCATCCCAGCTATGCACCGATCGACTGGCTCAACGACCCGCGCACCGCCATGCCGGCCATCATCGTCATGTCGATCTGGCAGGCCGTCGGCTTCCACATGATCATCTGGCTTTCCGGCCTTCAGACCATCCCTGCTGAGCTTTACGAAGCCGGGGACCTGGACGGTGCAGTCGGCTGGAAGCGGTTCCGGTACATCACCTGGCCGAGCCTGCTCGCCACCCGCACGTTCATCCTCATCACCATCACCATCGCAGCGCTGTCGCTGTTCACGCAGATCAGCGTGATGACGCAGGGCGGCCCGTTGGACTCGACGACGACCGTCGTCTACATGGCGGTGCGCACCGGGTACCAGCAGCTGGCCACCGGCTACGCCTCCGCGATCTCCCTCGTCTTCTTCGTGCTCGTCCTGATCGTCTCGGGCGTGCAGCGGTTCCTCACTCGCGAGAAGGACTGA
- a CDS encoding glycoside hydrolase family 32 protein, which translates to MSNDLTRPLIHFTAREGWINDPLGLTCHEGQYHLFFQFVPGQTEWGPNQRWGHATSPDGLHWTEGPVALEPGDGDDGVWSGSIVQPDGEPAALFYTTVQLDDVQIGKARIARPSDATWTTWTKGAVVAELPPGVDVVAFRDPYVFHDGTTWRMLMGAGLPDGTATALTFASEDLQEWRYDGFLAERHRDETTPVWMGAVWECPQLFRLGDKWVLTVSVWEPFVPYYEGYAIGTYEDGRFTAESWGRLSYGPSYYAGSAFEDRDGERGLIYWLRDVDGPAGTWASAHSLPHHLTLAGDRVVASPHPSLTKARTAGSTDVRDSATDAGSTVDITMTLDGPGSRATLAVGGDAVRVVAAAAEVTVSTSAGTWTMPIDGVDVRVVLDGPVVEVFTAGGVLAAPVSIDRENRVTVEGGASADVWTLS; encoded by the coding sequence ATGAGCAACGACCTGACGCGCCCCCTCATCCACTTCACCGCACGGGAGGGGTGGATCAACGACCCGCTCGGACTGACGTGCCACGAGGGCCAGTACCACCTGTTCTTCCAGTTCGTGCCCGGGCAGACCGAGTGGGGCCCGAACCAGCGGTGGGGGCACGCCACCAGTCCCGACGGGCTGCACTGGACGGAGGGACCTGTCGCCCTCGAGCCGGGTGACGGTGACGACGGCGTGTGGTCCGGCAGCATCGTGCAGCCCGACGGCGAACCGGCCGCGCTGTTCTACACGACGGTGCAGCTGGACGACGTCCAGATCGGCAAGGCCCGCATCGCACGCCCGTCCGACGCCACCTGGACGACCTGGACCAAGGGGGCCGTCGTCGCAGAGCTGCCCCCGGGCGTGGACGTCGTCGCGTTCCGCGACCCGTACGTGTTCCACGACGGCACCACGTGGCGCATGCTCATGGGCGCGGGACTGCCCGACGGCACCGCCACGGCCCTGACCTTCGCCTCCGAGGATCTCCAGGAGTGGCGTTACGACGGGTTCCTGGCGGAACGGCATCGCGACGAGACGACGCCGGTCTGGATGGGCGCCGTCTGGGAGTGCCCGCAGCTGTTCCGCCTCGGCGACAAGTGGGTCCTGACCGTGTCGGTGTGGGAGCCGTTCGTCCCGTACTACGAGGGCTACGCGATCGGCACCTATGAGGACGGCCGGTTCACGGCCGAGTCGTGGGGTCGTCTCTCGTACGGGCCGTCCTACTACGCCGGCTCGGCGTTCGAGGACAGGGACGGCGAACGCGGGCTGATCTACTGGCTGCGAGACGTCGACGGCCCTGCCGGGACGTGGGCCAGCGCACACTCGCTGCCGCACCACCTGACACTGGCAGGCGATCGCGTCGTCGCATCGCCCCACCCGAGCCTCACCAAGGCAAGGACAGCCGGAAGCACGGACGTCCGCGACTCCGCGACAGACGCCGGCAGCACGGTCGACATCACGATGACCCTCGACGGGCCCGGCTCACGAGCGACGCTCGCCGTCGGCGGTGACGCGGTGCGTGTCGTCGCGGCGGCTGCCGAGGTGACCGTGTCGACGTCGGCGGGAACGTGGACCATGCCGATCGACGGCGTGGACGTCCGGGTCGTGCTGGACGGGCCGGTCGTCGAGGTCTTCACCGCTGGTGGAGTGCTCGCCGCCCCCGTCTCCATCGATCGGGAGAACCGCGTCACGGTCGAGGGCGGCGCCAGCGCCGACGTGTGGACCCTGTCCTGA
- a CDS encoding sugar ABC transporter substrate-binding protein, which produces MRSWEVGSRRLVRRSVVAGLAAATLVTVAACGAGGTTSKSTSSGTAGAGGGSGTLTVLVEGGGHGELQPVADKYTQETGTKVTFVELPYDGLYDRLNSELSSGNVSFDVAALDAVWLTAFKDGLTPIDDLFTDKVKGDTFPSLLKEAQSGGHFIGMPVWTNAELLFYRTDLFNDESKKAAFKAKYGYDLVVPTTWQQYLDVAKFFTQDSAAANGGTPKLYGTDVKGKVETEWLATVLQAGDKNVVLDDSGKVIINDSAHKKALDYYTQLATKDKVAPAGASQIDWAAAQNLFNQGGLAMTRFWAHAYTQIPKDSPVYGKVGVAPMPAGDGGIGAIPGAWYLSVPKATKNSAEAKKFIEFAYENNALGLNTTLGLAATKSALQSAAAQAGHENLNPLITTLGSNGTQPRPANAKWQQIVDTVLVPMIQKAVDGNGTDNQKLLDDAKKQIEGIVG; this is translated from the coding sequence ATGAGGTCGTGGGAAGTTGGATCGCGCCGCCTGGTGCGACGTTCAGTGGTGGCGGGTCTGGCAGCAGCCACGCTTGTCACGGTCGCTGCCTGCGGCGCGGGTGGCACCACCAGCAAGAGCACCTCGTCCGGGACCGCAGGCGCCGGTGGTGGCAGCGGAACACTGACGGTGCTGGTCGAGGGTGGCGGTCACGGTGAGCTCCAGCCGGTGGCCGACAAGTACACCCAGGAGACCGGCACGAAGGTCACGTTCGTCGAGCTGCCGTACGACGGGCTGTACGACCGGCTCAACAGCGAGCTCTCCTCGGGCAACGTGTCGTTCGACGTCGCTGCGCTGGACGCCGTCTGGCTCACCGCGTTCAAGGACGGCCTGACACCGATCGACGACCTGTTCACCGACAAGGTCAAGGGCGACACGTTCCCGTCGCTGCTCAAGGAAGCGCAGTCGGGCGGCCACTTCATCGGCATGCCCGTGTGGACCAACGCCGAGCTGCTCTTCTACCGCACGGACCTGTTCAACGACGAGTCCAAGAAGGCGGCCTTCAAGGCCAAGTACGGGTACGACCTGGTGGTGCCGACGACGTGGCAGCAGTACCTCGACGTGGCCAAGTTCTTCACCCAGGACAGCGCCGCAGCCAACGGTGGCACGCCCAAGCTGTACGGCACGGACGTCAAGGGCAAGGTCGAGACCGAGTGGCTCGCCACGGTCCTGCAGGCCGGCGACAAGAACGTCGTGCTGGACGACAGCGGCAAGGTGATCATCAACGACTCCGCCCACAAGAAGGCGCTCGACTACTACACGCAGCTGGCGACCAAGGACAAGGTCGCACCGGCCGGCGCCTCCCAGATCGACTGGGCCGCCGCGCAGAACCTGTTCAACCAGGGCGGTCTGGCCATGACCCGCTTCTGGGCGCACGCCTACACCCAGATCCCGAAGGACTCCCCCGTCTACGGCAAGGTCGGCGTCGCACCCATGCCGGCGGGTGACGGCGGCATCGGCGCCATCCCCGGCGCGTGGTACCTGTCGGTCCCGAAGGCCACGAAGAACTCGGCCGAGGCCAAGAAGTTCATCGAGTTCGCGTACGAGAACAACGCGCTGGGGCTGAACACCACCCTGGGCCTCGCGGCGACGAAGTCGGCCCTGCAGAGCGCGGCAGCGCAGGCGGGCCACGAGAACCTGAACCCGCTGATCACCACTCTCGGCTCGAACGGGACCCAGCCGCGGCCGGCAAACGCCAAGTGGCAGCAGATCGTGGACACCGTCCTCGTCCCGATGATCCAGAAGGCCGTGGACGGCAACGGCACCGACAACCAGAAGCTGCTCGACGACGCCAAGAAGCAGATCGAAGGCATCGTCGGCTGA
- a CDS encoding carbohydrate ABC transporter permease — MNGLEIRRPATRTLLWALLVTVVVLYAFPFLYLLLTSFKPPLETLAVPPTVLPSRWTAANYAAVWASHGVPASFINSISTATISTLLSLVLAVPAAYAITRFRTRAGRLFVMLALITRMVPPVAVGIPLSSTINSLHLLDTPTGLAIAHTTISLPLSIWLMSSFFEAVPDELDEAAKVDGCSRLGALWRVVIPVVSGGMAVTAIFAFLASWNEFLFALLLTSVRAQTTPLAIANFQTQFGLDWGSMTALAALYSIPVILLTLLLQRHIVAGLTLGAVKG, encoded by the coding sequence ATGAACGGCCTCGAGATCCGCCGACCGGCGACCCGGACCCTGCTGTGGGCTCTGCTCGTCACGGTGGTCGTGCTCTATGCCTTCCCCTTCCTGTACCTGCTCCTGACGTCGTTCAAGCCCCCGCTGGAGACGCTCGCCGTCCCGCCGACGGTCCTGCCGTCGCGCTGGACCGCCGCCAACTACGCGGCGGTGTGGGCGTCCCATGGAGTGCCCGCGTCCTTCATCAACAGCATCTCCACCGCCACGATCAGCACCCTGCTCTCACTGGTGCTGGCGGTACCCGCCGCCTACGCGATCACCAGGTTCCGCACCCGGGCCGGCCGCTTGTTCGTGATGCTGGCGCTGATCACCCGGATGGTTCCGCCGGTGGCCGTCGGCATCCCGCTCAGCTCGACCATCAACAGCCTGCACCTGCTCGACACGCCCACGGGACTGGCGATCGCCCACACGACGATCTCCCTGCCGCTCTCGATCTGGCTGATGTCCAGCTTCTTCGAGGCCGTTCCGGACGAGCTGGACGAGGCGGCCAAGGTCGACGGCTGCTCGCGCCTCGGAGCGTTGTGGCGCGTCGTGATCCCGGTCGTCTCCGGCGGCATGGCAGTGACCGCGATCTTCGCGTTCCTGGCGTCGTGGAACGAGTTCCTGTTCGCCCTGCTGCTGACCAGCGTCCGCGCACAGACCACACCCCTGGCGATCGCGAACTTCCAGACCCAGTTCGGCCTCGACTGGGGGTCGATGACGGCGCTGGCCGCCCTCTACTCCATCCCCGTGATCCTGCTGACGCTCCTGCTCCAGCGGCACATCGTCGCCGGCCTCACGCTCGGGGCTGTGAAGGGATGA
- a CDS encoding glycoside hydrolase family 32 protein: MSTVLRPSWHFTTADRWLNDPNGLVFHDGTYHLFFQSNPFGPEWGEMSWGHATSTDLVHWTDLGTAIPALPDEMVFSGSAVVDTDDTAGFGAGAMVAVYTSAYRSPSPRAGVQAQSLAVSNDEGLTWRRYEGNPVLDVGASDFRDPYVFWHEDHWVMVVAESVDHRLSLYTSRDLRSWAFSSTVGPAWTTEALWECPALLTVPTADGDRAWVLLLSVNPGGPTGGSASQYVLGDFDGYTFVPDGDESPRWLDYGHDYYAAVAWGGVPDGRALTIAWADSWQYARDLPSAPWRGAMSLVRQLDVVTGTDGVRRLRQRPVLGGHEGGGPAVTHLRLPCGHGTSASVRLLDDRDQQTVVLTVDGDAGTLSLDRSGCGEMPPAATAVAATAPLPASEEIDVTIIVDGSVVEVFAADGTITFCERLLATSPLSRVEVREVSRRR; this comes from the coding sequence GTGAGCACCGTTCTGCGACCGTCCTGGCACTTCACCACCGCCGACCGCTGGCTCAACGACCCCAACGGGCTCGTCTTCCACGACGGCACCTACCACCTGTTCTTCCAGTCCAACCCGTTCGGTCCCGAGTGGGGCGAGATGTCGTGGGGTCACGCGACCTCCACGGACCTCGTGCACTGGACCGACCTCGGCACCGCCATCCCGGCCCTTCCGGACGAGATGGTGTTCTCCGGCAGCGCAGTCGTCGACACCGACGACACCGCCGGCTTCGGGGCCGGCGCCATGGTGGCCGTCTACACCAGCGCCTACCGCTCTCCGTCTCCGCGTGCTGGCGTGCAGGCCCAATCCCTCGCCGTCAGCAACGACGAGGGGCTCACCTGGCGGCGCTACGAGGGCAACCCCGTGCTCGACGTCGGCGCGTCGGACTTTCGTGATCCCTACGTCTTCTGGCACGAGGACCACTGGGTGATGGTCGTCGCCGAGTCCGTCGACCACCGGCTGTCCCTCTACACCTCCCGTGACCTGCGCTCGTGGGCCTTCTCGTCGACAGTGGGGCCCGCCTGGACCACCGAGGCGCTGTGGGAGTGCCCGGCTCTGCTCACGGTCCCGACCGCGGACGGCGACCGTGCGTGGGTCCTCCTGCTGTCGGTCAACCCCGGCGGCCCCACCGGTGGATCCGCGAGCCAGTACGTCCTGGGGGACTTCGACGGCTACACGTTCGTGCCCGACGGCGATGAGTCGCCCCGTTGGCTGGACTACGGCCACGACTACTACGCCGCCGTCGCATGGGGAGGAGTTCCGGACGGCCGGGCGCTGACGATCGCGTGGGCGGACTCATGGCAGTACGCCCGCGACCTGCCCTCCGCGCCGTGGCGTGGAGCCATGTCACTCGTACGCCAGCTCGACGTCGTCACAGGGACGGACGGAGTTCGCCGACTGAGGCAACGGCCGGTCCTGGGCGGACACGAGGGCGGCGGCCCGGCCGTGACACACCTGCGGCTGCCGTGCGGGCACGGCACGTCAGCGTCCGTCAGGCTTCTCGACGACCGCGATCAGCAGACTGTCGTTCTGACGGTCGATGGTGACGCGGGAACGCTGAGCCTCGACCGGAGCGGTTGCGGAGAGATGCCTCCGGCGGCAACCGCCGTGGCGGCGACTGCTCCCCTTCCCGCGAGCGAGGAGATCGACGTCACGATCATCGTCGACGGATCCGTCGTCGAGGTCTTCGCGGCCGACGGGACCATCACCTTCTGCGAACGCCTGCTGGCCACCTCGCCGCTGTCTCGCGTCGAGGTGCGGGAAGTCAGTCGGCGCCGCTAG
- a CDS encoding NosD domain-containing protein has product MASNNRYDVTSWPVGDPYEDLGEVINSILADIKRRQTATDLDDGGKPGAVIYLPPGDYHLRTQVHIDISYLRIEGSGHGFTSSSIRFNVPENEWPELHELWPGGSRVLVDLPPNDGADQSVAAAFSVERAGSPRISSVEFSNFCIDGLHFEPDGSDLHPENTYRNGKTGILVASTNDSVRITGMGLVYLEHGVSVWHADALSIHDNFIAECGSCIELRGWGQASKITDNLIGAGFRGRSIFAENHGGLLVTANNVFPRGASSVELAGVTRSSITSNRLHSFYPGMVTLTAASSENLVASNHFLRDNEPWAPFLGIDNGLDDTTGLLRIEGSGNSVIGNHFSEIVDATRISPASATPVIMRVASGSGNYLANNHVVASDVRAGTGDSAYAAQVDALLTTASSGQLPVTTVLVDAASFGNTVLDSGDETQVALDRAANAFRPTPTIGGLVG; this is encoded by the coding sequence ATGGCCAGCAACAACCGCTACGACGTCACGTCGTGGCCGGTGGGCGACCCGTACGAGGACCTCGGTGAGGTCATCAACAGCATCCTCGCCGACATCAAGCGCAGGCAGACCGCCACGGATCTGGACGACGGCGGCAAGCCCGGCGCCGTCATCTACCTCCCACCGGGCGACTACCACCTTCGCACGCAGGTGCACATCGACATCAGCTACCTGCGTATCGAAGGCTCCGGACACGGCTTCACGTCGTCCAGCATCCGCTTCAACGTCCCGGAGAACGAGTGGCCCGAGCTGCACGAGCTGTGGCCGGGCGGAAGTCGCGTGCTGGTCGACCTGCCTCCGAACGACGGTGCCGACCAGTCGGTCGCCGCCGCGTTCTCGGTGGAACGTGCCGGCAGCCCTCGGATCAGCTCCGTCGAGTTCTCCAACTTCTGCATCGACGGCCTGCACTTCGAGCCGGACGGTTCCGACCTGCACCCGGAGAACACCTACCGGAACGGGAAGACCGGCATCCTGGTCGCCAGTACCAACGACTCGGTCCGCATCACCGGGATGGGGCTGGTCTACCTCGAGCACGGGGTGTCGGTGTGGCACGCCGATGCCCTGTCCATCCACGACAACTTCATCGCCGAGTGCGGTAGCTGCATCGAGCTGCGCGGCTGGGGCCAAGCCTCGAAGATCACCGACAACCTCATCGGAGCGGGCTTCCGCGGGCGCTCGATCTTCGCCGAGAACCACGGTGGGCTGCTCGTCACCGCGAACAACGTGTTCCCCCGCGGGGCCAGCAGCGTCGAGCTCGCCGGGGTGACGCGGTCGAGCATCACCAGCAACCGGCTGCACTCGTTCTACCCCGGGATGGTGACCCTCACCGCGGCCTCCTCGGAGAACCTGGTGGCCTCCAACCACTTCCTCCGCGACAACGAGCCGTGGGCGCCGTTCCTCGGGATCGACAACGGGCTGGACGACACCACGGGGCTGCTGCGCATCGAGGGCAGCGGCAACTCGGTGATCGGCAACCACTTCTCCGAGATCGTCGACGCCACGAGGATCAGCCCCGCCAGCGCGACGCCCGTCATCATGCGTGTCGCCTCGGGGAGCGGCAACTACCTGGCCAACAACCACGTGGTTGCCAGCGACGTCCGGGCCGGCACGGGCGACTCCGCGTACGCGGCACAGGTCGACGCTCTCCTGACCACGGCGTCGTCCGGACAGCTGCCGGTGACCACTGTTCTGGTCGACGCCGCATCGTTCGGCAACACGGTCCTCGACTCGGGTGACGAGACACAGGTAGCCCTCGACCGGGCCGCCAACGCGTTCAGACCGACACCAACCATTGGCGGCTTGGTCGGATGA
- a CDS encoding LacI family DNA-binding transcriptional regulator has product MARRVGIKDVAREAGVSLTTVSHALNDSLNGRVNAETRERIKEVARRLNYHPNRLARGLRTNSSGMIGLLTEEIATTPHAGRIILGAQEAASRHNLTLAIINAALQADADERRNDVVALLDRHVDGIIYATVYHDTVTPPQELLSVPAVLIGATDRTGKLPSVVPDERQGAADAVRDLLAVGHRRIAFLNGCEDVPATRGRLLGYHDAMAEAGVPVDPRLQAEVESEARGGYAGTMRLLEQGGDPTAIFAYNDRMAMGVYRALAERRRRIPQDVSVIGFDDQAPIPESLFPGLTTVALPHYEMGAWAVETLATLLGDEAATADSVLMPCRTVQRESIAKPHKTRARTGTAAS; this is encoded by the coding sequence GTGGCTCGACGAGTCGGCATCAAGGACGTTGCCCGGGAGGCGGGCGTGTCCCTCACGACGGTCTCGCACGCCCTGAACGACTCGCTGAACGGCCGGGTCAACGCCGAGACCCGCGAGCGGATCAAAGAGGTCGCCCGGCGGCTGAACTACCACCCGAACCGGCTGGCCCGCGGGCTGCGGACCAACAGCTCCGGGATGATCGGACTGCTGACCGAGGAGATCGCCACCACTCCGCACGCCGGCCGGATCATCCTCGGAGCGCAGGAAGCCGCCAGCCGGCACAACCTGACCCTGGCGATCATCAATGCCGCCCTGCAGGCCGATGCCGACGAACGACGGAACGACGTGGTCGCCCTCCTCGACCGCCACGTCGACGGCATCATCTACGCGACCGTCTACCACGACACGGTGACCCCGCCGCAGGAGCTGCTGTCGGTGCCGGCGGTGCTCATCGGTGCGACCGACCGGACCGGGAAGCTGCCGTCTGTGGTGCCGGACGAGCGACAGGGCGCCGCGGACGCGGTGCGTGACCTGCTGGCCGTCGGCCACAGACGCATTGCCTTCCTCAACGGTTGCGAGGACGTCCCCGCGACCCGCGGGCGACTGCTCGGTTACCACGACGCGATGGCCGAAGCTGGTGTCCCGGTTGACCCCAGGTTGCAGGCTGAGGTCGAGTCGGAGGCTCGCGGTGGGTACGCCGGAACGATGCGACTGCTCGAGCAAGGTGGGGACCCGACCGCGATCTTCGCCTACAACGACCGGATGGCGATGGGCGTCTACCGCGCTCTCGCGGAGCGGCGCCGACGGATCCCTCAGGACGTGTCTGTCATCGGCTTCGACGACCAAGCACCGATCCCCGAAAGCCTGTTCCCGGGACTGACCACCGTGGCGCTGCCGCACTACGAGATGGGCGCGTGGGCCGTCGAGACCCTCGCCACGCTGCTCGGGGACGAGGCAGCCACCGCAGACTCCGTGCTGATGCCCTGCCGCACGGTCCAGCGCGAGTCGATCGCCAAGCCGCACAAGACGCGGGCGCGGACTGGCACGGCCGCGTCCTGA
- a CDS encoding sugar ABC transporter permease: MRLTDRRFAALLMVPAALFLAAFVAWPIVRLVMNSFYDISPIAGGPRTFVGLGNYTTALASSGFRSSAVRTLAYTVLVVSAEFVLGLATALLFSAIGRRSAVFRTIFMYPLMIAPVVAGLLWRFLLIDNSGIVNALLARVGILHSASDIGWLSNSRIVLFSVAIPDIWLTTAFMALVLFAGLQNIPGDVIEAARLDGAKGWTLLRRIIVPLLRPVIAVTLIVRGIDAAKAFDIILIQTGGGPENASQTLSLLIYRTMVRFGEPGLASAMATMYLLVMLAVAVAAVVTIWRPGADA; this comes from the coding sequence GTGCGTCTCACCGACCGACGCTTCGCCGCACTCCTGATGGTGCCGGCGGCGCTCTTCCTCGCAGCCTTCGTGGCCTGGCCCATCGTGCGGCTGGTCATGAACAGCTTCTACGACATCTCGCCGATCGCCGGAGGTCCGCGCACCTTCGTCGGGCTGGGCAACTACACGACCGCCCTGGCCAGCTCCGGGTTCCGCAGCTCGGCTGTACGGACCCTGGCCTACACCGTTCTCGTCGTGTCCGCGGAGTTCGTGCTCGGCCTGGCCACAGCGCTCCTGTTCAGCGCGATCGGCCGCCGGTCGGCGGTGTTCCGGACGATCTTCATGTACCCGCTGATGATCGCGCCGGTCGTGGCTGGACTGCTCTGGCGGTTCCTGCTGATCGACAACTCCGGCATCGTCAACGCCCTGCTGGCCCGGGTGGGAATCCTGCACTCCGCGAGCGACATCGGCTGGCTGTCGAACTCCCGGATCGTGCTCTTCTCCGTCGCCATCCCCGACATCTGGCTGACCACAGCATTCATGGCGCTCGTCCTGTTCGCCGGGCTGCAGAACATCCCCGGCGACGTCATCGAGGCGGCCCGGCTGGACGGCGCCAAGGGCTGGACGCTCCTGAGGCGGATCATCGTGCCGCTGCTGCGCCCGGTGATCGCGGTGACCCTGATCGTGCGCGGCATCGATGCCGCCAAGGCGTTCGACATCATCTTGATCCAGACCGGCGGTGGCCCTGAGAACGCCTCGCAGACCCTGAGCCTGCTGATCTACCGGACCATGGTCCGGTTCGGCGAGCCCGGTCTGGCGAGCGCCATGGCGACCATGTACCTGCTCGTCATGCTGGCCGTGGCGGTCGCCGCGGTCGTGACGATCTGGCGGCCGGGGGCCGACGCATGA
- a CDS encoding PfkB family carbohydrate kinase, which yields MPNGVDVDVLGECVADTIRYSAQHEVTYPGGSAANVAVGLARLGRRVDFATCLGDDEHGQLMRAHLAREHVYVTNVAAEGTPTPSAVAVLDESGAAAYEFSVTWAEGPNLPAPRGSHLHLGSFPVFLSSAPAELDALLQSVRDHSSLSLDPNVRPELMGDPHRSRERLESVLGFVDVVKASDEDIAWLYDGADAESVARGWLEAGPGLAVVTMGANGCFAVSQHGTCRVPPVRVDVVDTVGAGDTLMAALIDGLMDARTLGPRSSHRLAGLDADELRKVLARAGRAAAINVSRAGANPPSKEELDG from the coding sequence ATGCCCAACGGCGTCGATGTCGACGTGCTAGGCGAATGTGTCGCGGACACCATTCGATACAGCGCCCAGCACGAAGTGACCTACCCCGGCGGGAGCGCTGCGAACGTCGCGGTCGGGTTGGCCCGACTTGGCCGGCGCGTCGACTTCGCCACCTGCCTGGGGGACGACGAGCACGGACAGCTGATGCGTGCGCACCTCGCACGCGAGCACGTGTACGTGACCAACGTCGCGGCGGAGGGCACTCCGACGCCCTCGGCGGTCGCGGTGCTCGACGAGAGTGGTGCGGCTGCCTACGAGTTCTCGGTCACGTGGGCAGAAGGCCCGAATCTGCCGGCACCGCGAGGCTCGCATCTGCACCTCGGCTCCTTCCCCGTCTTCTTGTCTTCGGCCCCTGCTGAGCTGGACGCTCTGCTGCAGTCCGTTCGGGACCACAGCTCGCTCAGCCTGGATCCGAACGTCCGCCCCGAGCTGATGGGTGACCCGCACCGCTCGCGCGAGCGGCTGGAGAGCGTCCTTGGGTTCGTCGACGTGGTCAAGGCCAGCGACGAGGACATCGCCTGGCTGTACGACGGGGCCGACGCCGAGTCGGTCGCGCGAGGCTGGCTGGAGGCCGGTCCAGGCCTGGCTGTCGTCACGATGGGCGCCAACGGGTGCTTCGCGGTGAGCCAGCACGGCACGTGCCGTGTGCCGCCGGTTCGCGTGGACGTGGTCGACACGGTGGGCGCCGGCGACACGCTGATGGCGGCTCTCATCGACGGCTTGATGGATGCCCGCACTCTCGGGCCCCGGTCCAGCCACCGTCTGGCGGGACTGGACGCGGACGAGCTGCGGAAGGTCCTAGCTCGCGCTGGTCGCGCCGCGGCGATCAACGTCTCGAGGGCAGGAGCCAACCCACCGTCCAAGGAAGAACTCGACGGCTGA
- a CDS encoding carbohydrate ABC transporter permease, with protein MSTVVENPPRAGRSAHRRRAGWLVQTGRILLALLFAGPLLFLFVSSLKPDLQIFADLRSWRAFVPLGHVSFANYSAVFARVPFARFLMNSIGISVLTVVLGLLVNSLAAFALARLQWRGKQLVLTGIIATLILPFETLALPLVWWVNKLPWLTMNGFHLQLTTGWLDTYQVQIIPFVANAFSVYLFYQYFTSIPKELDEAARMDGAGWFRIYRNVVMPLSGPAIATVAILTFLPAWNSYLWPLMVVQSEELRPVMIGIQYFFQLNVSWGQVMAYASMITLPVLALFLAFQKAFIGSIASSGVKG; from the coding sequence ATGAGCACCGTCGTCGAGAACCCGCCTCGCGCGGGCCGTTCCGCGCACCGCCGGCGCGCCGGCTGGCTCGTCCAGACAGGACGAATCCTGCTCGCCCTGCTCTTCGCTGGGCCGCTGCTGTTCCTCTTCGTGTCCTCACTCAAGCCGGACCTGCAGATCTTCGCCGACCTGCGCTCGTGGCGGGCGTTCGTGCCGCTGGGCCACGTCTCGTTCGCCAACTACAGCGCCGTGTTCGCCAGAGTGCCGTTCGCCCGGTTCCTGATGAACTCGATCGGCATCTCCGTGCTCACGGTCGTGCTGGGTCTGCTCGTCAACTCCCTGGCTGCCTTCGCCCTTGCGCGGCTGCAGTGGCGAGGCAAGCAGCTCGTGCTCACCGGGATCATCGCGACGTTGATCCTGCCGTTCGAGACTCTTGCCCTGCCTCTGGTGTGGTGGGTGAACAAGCTGCCGTGGCTGACGATGAACGGCTTCCACCTGCAGCTGACGACCGGCTGGCTGGACACCTACCAGGTGCAGATCATCCCGTTCGTGGCCAACGCGTTCTCGGTCTACCTCTTCTACCAGTACTTCACGTCGATCCCGAAGGAGCTGGACGAGGCGGCCCGGATGGACGGGGCCGGGTGGTTCCGGATCTACCGCAACGTCGTCATGCCGCTGTCCGGGCCTGCGATCGCCACGGTTGCGATCCTGACCTTCCTGCCGGCTTGGAACTCCTACCTGTGGCCGCTGATGGTGGTGCAGTCCGAGGAGCTGCGGCCGGTGATGATCGGCATCCAGTACTTCTTCCAGCTCAACGTGTCGTGGGGCCAGGTCATGGCGTACGCGTCGATGATCACCCTTCCCGTGCTGGCACTGTTCCTCGCCTTCCAGAAGGCGTTCATCGGGTCGATCGCGTCCTCCGGTGTGAAGGGTTGA